One Vespa crabro chromosome 1, iyVesCrab1.2, whole genome shotgun sequence genomic region harbors:
- the LOC124432684 gene encoding DDB1- and CUL4-associated factor 10 homolog isoform X3, producing MYSGEMPKIKTKQTSNNLWIRQRELGIRFPLGHSDRFHKTLYSSIFPITSWDHGDNLAVARHGGVFNLEYSPDGSLLLAACEKKSILMFDPLCRKLVRAIDNAHNDCVNCVRFLDQRMFATCSDDSTVALWDARNLKQRIRTLQGHSNWVKNIEYSPKDGLLLTSGFDGSIYTWDINSFTENSFLYTRVFHTNGLMRTRLSPDASKMLICTTSGYLIIIHNLKLSTLAQDLAGFKPNMYRLMQLSQTTIPVAATYTHLFSHSRTHNRVEFLTDFPVGDDAEVISSLQVHPQGWCALSRNISNGEKSEWTCIHDIQERDMSECIDQVKEAEETSQFNESTIEEFEESQQPQSSRSGITSSFVIESANRARVVHTVSDVRPNSFASTENSQPITPSRAMSWRESSRRNVRSQSRSPRPERNFVRTNFGLVEVSSNDSRTNANQEEDRQDGRYIVAAEDNSEAANDESADDRNREREQEYRSQRSNSQLNDLRRRNVIDNFSTANVELYVNNSDVWEALVAIREARLRRDREREFYPATERRDWLSRSSNGRTAFRESYHGERHTCHAYKERKDKCLSLIVS from the exons atgtattcggGTGAAATGCCTAAAATAAAAACCAAACAAACGTCAAACAATTTATGGATAAGACAACGCGAACTAGGCATAAGATTTCCTCTGGGTCATAGTGATCGTTTTCACAAAACTCTTTACTCTTCCATTTTTCCCATAACATCTTGGGATCATGGAGACAATTTGGCTGTTGCCAGACATGGTGGTGTTTTTAATTTGGAGTATTCGCCAGACGG ATCACTTTTACTGGCAGCatgtgaaaagaaaagtattctGATGTTCGATCCATTATGTAGGAAATTAGTACGAGCTATAGATAATGCTCATAATGATTGTGTGAATTGCGTAAG ATTCCTGGATCAACGGATGTTTGCTACCTGTTCTGATGATAGTACTGTTGCTCTCTGGGATGCTAGAAACTTGAAGCAGAGAATAAGAACTTTGCAGGGACATTCTAATTGGGTtaagaatatagaatatagtCCAAAGGATGGTTTATTATTAACTAGTGGATTTGACGGTAGCATATATACTTGGGATATTAATag TTTTACTGAAAATAGTTTTCTTTATACTCGTGTCTTTCATACAAATGGATTGATGCGAACGAGACTTAGCCCTGATGCCAGTAAAATGTTAATATGTACTACATCTggatatcttattattatacacaaTCTCAAATTAAGTACCCTTGCACAAGACTTGGCTGGATTCAAG cCTAACATGTATCGACTGATGCAATTATCTCAAACCACTATACCGGTTGCTGCCACTTATACACATTTGTTTTCTCATTCTCGTACACATAACAGAGTAGAATTCTTAACGGATTTTCCTGTTGGAGATGATGCTGAAGTAATTTCTAGTCTTCAAGTACATCCGCAAGGATGGTGTGCCTTGTCCCGAAATATCAGTAATGGAGAAAAGTCAGAG TGGACTTGTATTCATGATATTCAAGAAAGAGATATGTCCGAGTGTATCGATCAAGTGAAAGAAGCTGAAGAAACGTCTCAATTCAACGAATCGACGATCGAAGAATTTGAAGAGTCGCAACAGCCGCAGTCTTCACGTTCAGGAATAACGTCGTCCTTCGTGATTGAGAGCGCAAATCGTGCGAGAGTCGTTCACACTGTATCTGATGTAAGGCCAAACTCATTCGCTTCTACAGAAAATTCTCAACCGATAACACCATCAAGAGCAATGAGTTGGCGGGAAAGTTCGCGTCGTAACGTACGTTCGCAATCGAGAAGTCCAAGACCGGAAAGGAACTTCGTTAGGACGAATTTCGGTTTAGTTGAAGTAAGCTCGAACGATTCTCGAACGAACGCGAATCAAGAGGAGGATAGACAAGATGGTAGATATATTGTTGCTGCGGAGGATAATAGCGAAGCTGCGAACGATGAGTCGGCAGATGatcgaaatagagagagagaacaagaataTAGATCTCAGAGATCAAATTCGCAATTGAACGATTTAAGAAGACGCAATGTAATTGATAACTTTTCTACTGCCAATGTAGAATTGTACGTTAATAACAGTGACGTTTGGGAAGCTCTCGTAGCAATTAGAGAAGCGAGACTTCGGAGGGATCGCGAGAGAGAATTTTATCCGGCCACTGAAAGAAGAGACTGGTTATCTAGATCGAGCAATGGC CGAACAGCGTTTCGAGAATCGTATCACGGCGAAAGACATACGTGCCATGCATACAAAGAACGTAAAGACAAATGTTTATCTTTAATCGTATCCTAG
- the LOC124432684 gene encoding DDB1- and CUL4-associated factor 10 isoform X1 yields MYSGEMPKIKTKQTSNNLWIRQRELGIRFPLGHSDRFHKTLYSSIFPITSWDHGDNLAVARHGGVFNLEYSPDGSLLLAACEKKSILMFDPLCRKLVRAIDNAHNDCVNCVRFLDQRMFATCSDDSTVALWDARNLKQRIRTLQGHSNWVKNIEYSPKDGLLLTSGFDGSIYTWDINSFTENSFLYTRVFHTNGLMRTRLSPDASKMLICTTSGYLIIIHNLKLSTLAQDLAGFKPNMYRLMQLSQTTIPVAATYTHLFSHSRTHNRVEFLTDFPVGDDAEVISSLQVHPQGWCALSRNISNGEKSEWTCIHDIQERDMSECIDQVKEAEETSQFNESTIEEFEESQQPQSSRSGITSSFVIESANRARVVHTVSDVRPNSFASTENSQPITPSRAMSWRESSRRNVRSQSRSPRPERNFVRTNFGLVEVSSNDSRTNANQEEDRQDGRYIVAAEDNSEAANDESADDRNREREQEYRSQRSNSQLNDLRRRNVIDNFSTANVELYVNNSDVWEALVAIREARLRRDREREFYPATERRDWLSRSSNGVSVNIPRSSHTVVIIGDRTRAQNQNRQGQQTMYAIPRNHKIYQNTPRLTHYIEEPNVGSGYIKELCFSADGRLICSPFGYGVRFLAFSSDCAELSNCVPPANEPMQLCEIATSLSHGDIVVSTKFSPKHCLVVSGCLSGKIVWHQPVL; encoded by the exons atgtattcggGTGAAATGCCTAAAATAAAAACCAAACAAACGTCAAACAATTTATGGATAAGACAACGCGAACTAGGCATAAGATTTCCTCTGGGTCATAGTGATCGTTTTCACAAAACTCTTTACTCTTCCATTTTTCCCATAACATCTTGGGATCATGGAGACAATTTGGCTGTTGCCAGACATGGTGGTGTTTTTAATTTGGAGTATTCGCCAGACGG ATCACTTTTACTGGCAGCatgtgaaaagaaaagtattctGATGTTCGATCCATTATGTAGGAAATTAGTACGAGCTATAGATAATGCTCATAATGATTGTGTGAATTGCGTAAG ATTCCTGGATCAACGGATGTTTGCTACCTGTTCTGATGATAGTACTGTTGCTCTCTGGGATGCTAGAAACTTGAAGCAGAGAATAAGAACTTTGCAGGGACATTCTAATTGGGTtaagaatatagaatatagtCCAAAGGATGGTTTATTATTAACTAGTGGATTTGACGGTAGCATATATACTTGGGATATTAATag TTTTACTGAAAATAGTTTTCTTTATACTCGTGTCTTTCATACAAATGGATTGATGCGAACGAGACTTAGCCCTGATGCCAGTAAAATGTTAATATGTACTACATCTggatatcttattattatacacaaTCTCAAATTAAGTACCCTTGCACAAGACTTGGCTGGATTCAAG cCTAACATGTATCGACTGATGCAATTATCTCAAACCACTATACCGGTTGCTGCCACTTATACACATTTGTTTTCTCATTCTCGTACACATAACAGAGTAGAATTCTTAACGGATTTTCCTGTTGGAGATGATGCTGAAGTAATTTCTAGTCTTCAAGTACATCCGCAAGGATGGTGTGCCTTGTCCCGAAATATCAGTAATGGAGAAAAGTCAGAG TGGACTTGTATTCATGATATTCAAGAAAGAGATATGTCCGAGTGTATCGATCAAGTGAAAGAAGCTGAAGAAACGTCTCAATTCAACGAATCGACGATCGAAGAATTTGAAGAGTCGCAACAGCCGCAGTCTTCACGTTCAGGAATAACGTCGTCCTTCGTGATTGAGAGCGCAAATCGTGCGAGAGTCGTTCACACTGTATCTGATGTAAGGCCAAACTCATTCGCTTCTACAGAAAATTCTCAACCGATAACACCATCAAGAGCAATGAGTTGGCGGGAAAGTTCGCGTCGTAACGTACGTTCGCAATCGAGAAGTCCAAGACCGGAAAGGAACTTCGTTAGGACGAATTTCGGTTTAGTTGAAGTAAGCTCGAACGATTCTCGAACGAACGCGAATCAAGAGGAGGATAGACAAGATGGTAGATATATTGTTGCTGCGGAGGATAATAGCGAAGCTGCGAACGATGAGTCGGCAGATGatcgaaatagagagagagaacaagaataTAGATCTCAGAGATCAAATTCGCAATTGAACGATTTAAGAAGACGCAATGTAATTGATAACTTTTCTACTGCCAATGTAGAATTGTACGTTAATAACAGTGACGTTTGGGAAGCTCTCGTAGCAATTAGAGAAGCGAGACTTCGGAGGGATCGCGAGAGAGAATTTTATCCGGCCACTGAAAGAAGAGACTGGTTATCTAGATCGAGCAATGGCGTAAGTGTTAATATCCCTCGTTCATCTCATACCGTCGTTATAATCGGTGATAGAACTAGGGCGCAAAATCAGAATAGACAGGGCCAACAAACGATGTACGCGATACCAagaaatcataaaatatatcagaATACACCGAGATTAACTCATTACATAGAGGAACCAAACGTTGGTTCTGGTTATATCAAGGAATTGTGTTTCTCTGCAGATGGTAGATTAATATGTTCGCCTTTTGGTTATGGCGTACGGTTCTTAGCATTCTCTAGCGATTGCGCCGAATTATCCAACTGCGTTCCCCCGGCTAACGAGCCTATGCAACTTTGCGAAATAGCGACTAGCCTGAGTCACGGTGACATTGTAGTTAGCACGAAATTTTCACCAAAGCATTGCTTGGTCGTTTCGGGTTGTCTCAGTGGAAAAATAGTTTGGCATCAGCCTGTACTTTAG
- the LOC124432684 gene encoding DDB1- and CUL4-associated factor 10 isoform X2, which translates to METIWLLPDMVVFLIWSIRQTGKNVAFKNIQICHQSYTDGRFLDQRMFATCSDDSTVALWDARNLKQRIRTLQGHSNWVKNIEYSPKDGLLLTSGFDGSIYTWDINSFTENSFLYTRVFHTNGLMRTRLSPDASKMLICTTSGYLIIIHNLKLSTLAQDLAGFKPNMYRLMQLSQTTIPVAATYTHLFSHSRTHNRVEFLTDFPVGDDAEVISSLQVHPQGWCALSRNISNGEKSEWTCIHDIQERDMSECIDQVKEAEETSQFNESTIEEFEESQQPQSSRSGITSSFVIESANRARVVHTVSDVRPNSFASTENSQPITPSRAMSWRESSRRNVRSQSRSPRPERNFVRTNFGLVEVSSNDSRTNANQEEDRQDGRYIVAAEDNSEAANDESADDRNREREQEYRSQRSNSQLNDLRRRNVIDNFSTANVELYVNNSDVWEALVAIREARLRRDREREFYPATERRDWLSRSSNGVSVNIPRSSHTVVIIGDRTRAQNQNRQGQQTMYAIPRNHKIYQNTPRLTHYIEEPNVGSGYIKELCFSADGRLICSPFGYGVRFLAFSSDCAELSNCVPPANEPMQLCEIATSLSHGDIVVSTKFSPKHCLVVSGCLSGKIVWHQPVL; encoded by the exons ATGGAGACAATTTGGCTGTTGCCAGACATGGTGGTGTTTTTAATTTGGAGTATTCGCCAGACGGGTAAAAATGttgcttttaaaaatat ACAAATATGCCATCAATCTTATACTGATGGTAGATTCCTGGATCAACGGATGTTTGCTACCTGTTCTGATGATAGTACTGTTGCTCTCTGGGATGCTAGAAACTTGAAGCAGAGAATAAGAACTTTGCAGGGACATTCTAATTGGGTtaagaatatagaatatagtCCAAAGGATGGTTTATTATTAACTAGTGGATTTGACGGTAGCATATATACTTGGGATATTAATag TTTTACTGAAAATAGTTTTCTTTATACTCGTGTCTTTCATACAAATGGATTGATGCGAACGAGACTTAGCCCTGATGCCAGTAAAATGTTAATATGTACTACATCTggatatcttattattatacacaaTCTCAAATTAAGTACCCTTGCACAAGACTTGGCTGGATTCAAG cCTAACATGTATCGACTGATGCAATTATCTCAAACCACTATACCGGTTGCTGCCACTTATACACATTTGTTTTCTCATTCTCGTACACATAACAGAGTAGAATTCTTAACGGATTTTCCTGTTGGAGATGATGCTGAAGTAATTTCTAGTCTTCAAGTACATCCGCAAGGATGGTGTGCCTTGTCCCGAAATATCAGTAATGGAGAAAAGTCAGAG TGGACTTGTATTCATGATATTCAAGAAAGAGATATGTCCGAGTGTATCGATCAAGTGAAAGAAGCTGAAGAAACGTCTCAATTCAACGAATCGACGATCGAAGAATTTGAAGAGTCGCAACAGCCGCAGTCTTCACGTTCAGGAATAACGTCGTCCTTCGTGATTGAGAGCGCAAATCGTGCGAGAGTCGTTCACACTGTATCTGATGTAAGGCCAAACTCATTCGCTTCTACAGAAAATTCTCAACCGATAACACCATCAAGAGCAATGAGTTGGCGGGAAAGTTCGCGTCGTAACGTACGTTCGCAATCGAGAAGTCCAAGACCGGAAAGGAACTTCGTTAGGACGAATTTCGGTTTAGTTGAAGTAAGCTCGAACGATTCTCGAACGAACGCGAATCAAGAGGAGGATAGACAAGATGGTAGATATATTGTTGCTGCGGAGGATAATAGCGAAGCTGCGAACGATGAGTCGGCAGATGatcgaaatagagagagagaacaagaataTAGATCTCAGAGATCAAATTCGCAATTGAACGATTTAAGAAGACGCAATGTAATTGATAACTTTTCTACTGCCAATGTAGAATTGTACGTTAATAACAGTGACGTTTGGGAAGCTCTCGTAGCAATTAGAGAAGCGAGACTTCGGAGGGATCGCGAGAGAGAATTTTATCCGGCCACTGAAAGAAGAGACTGGTTATCTAGATCGAGCAATGGCGTAAGTGTTAATATCCCTCGTTCATCTCATACCGTCGTTATAATCGGTGATAGAACTAGGGCGCAAAATCAGAATAGACAGGGCCAACAAACGATGTACGCGATACCAagaaatcataaaatatatcagaATACACCGAGATTAACTCATTACATAGAGGAACCAAACGTTGGTTCTGGTTATATCAAGGAATTGTGTTTCTCTGCAGATGGTAGATTAATATGTTCGCCTTTTGGTTATGGCGTACGGTTCTTAGCATTCTCTAGCGATTGCGCCGAATTATCCAACTGCGTTCCCCCGGCTAACGAGCCTATGCAACTTTGCGAAATAGCGACTAGCCTGAGTCACGGTGACATTGTAGTTAGCACGAAATTTTCACCAAAGCATTGCTTGGTCGTTTCGGGTTGTCTCAGTGGAAAAATAGTTTGGCATCAGCCTGTACTTTAG